A section of the Prosthecobacter sp. genome encodes:
- a CDS encoding GspE/PulE family protein: MPATTLIDVLVRTATSAGCEEPTRLRHALELAADKRQPLLDAVVDSSMVDEDRFFAQLATGLGMPFSENGIADAAEGLHSRFPAKLALRHRICPSEVANGEVTILTYNPFDLSARQAVGQELRKRVHWQIAPRHRILEALHQGYGVGAENFEELLEGRESGDDHDDLKQEVNVLDEADEEATVMNFVNQVFREALKERATDIHVEPLERDLRIRYRVDGKLLEVPVPPNMRLLQSSLISRLKIMANLDIAERRMPQDGRINLELDGEPIDVRVATIPSVNGESVALRLLTRKKFDIMSLGLDPATEATIRKLLAAPNGIILVTGPTGSGKSSTLYTFLKELNTKERRIVTIEDPVENKLDGIIQIAVKPEIDLTFAAGLRSILRGDPNVIMVGEMRDQETVEIAIRGALTGHLVFSTLHTNDAVGGISRLLDMGIEPFMISSSVRAFQAQRLVRTLCNLCKQPAHHEDSHLRTIGFPLEWKNKLFKPVGCRACRNTGFTGRLAIMEICLMSEALQDKINNRANSMELKAQALKDGMVPMRQYGFRKASEGVTTLEEVMTVTAASE; encoded by the coding sequence ATGCCCGCCACCACCTTGATCGACGTTCTTGTCCGCACCGCCACCAGCGCCGGATGCGAGGAGCCCACCCGCCTGCGCCACGCCCTCGAACTCGCCGCAGACAAGCGCCAGCCACTCCTGGATGCCGTCGTGGACAGCAGCATGGTCGATGAAGATCGCTTTTTCGCCCAGCTTGCGACCGGATTGGGCATGCCCTTCTCCGAAAATGGCATCGCCGATGCCGCTGAAGGCCTTCACAGCCGTTTTCCGGCCAAGCTGGCCCTGCGCCACCGCATTTGCCCTTCAGAGGTCGCCAACGGTGAAGTCACCATTCTTACCTACAATCCCTTCGACCTCAGTGCCCGTCAGGCCGTCGGCCAGGAGCTGCGCAAACGCGTCCACTGGCAGATCGCGCCGCGTCATCGCATCCTCGAAGCGCTGCATCAGGGCTACGGCGTCGGTGCTGAAAATTTCGAAGAACTTCTCGAAGGACGTGAAAGCGGGGATGACCACGACGACCTCAAGCAGGAGGTCAACGTCCTCGATGAAGCAGACGAAGAGGCCACGGTGATGAACTTCGTGAACCAGGTTTTCCGCGAAGCGCTCAAGGAACGCGCCACCGACATCCACGTCGAGCCGCTGGAGCGCGACCTGCGCATCCGCTACCGCGTCGATGGCAAGCTGCTCGAAGTCCCCGTGCCACCGAACATGCGCCTGCTGCAATCCTCGCTCATCTCGCGCCTCAAAATCATGGCGAACCTCGACATCGCCGAACGCCGCATGCCGCAGGACGGCCGCATCAACCTCGAACTCGATGGCGAACCCATCGACGTGCGTGTGGCAACGATCCCGAGCGTCAACGGCGAATCCGTCGCGCTCCGTCTGCTCACGCGCAAAAAATTCGACATCATGTCCCTCGGCCTTGATCCCGCCACCGAGGCGACGATTCGCAAGCTGCTCGCCGCGCCGAACGGCATCATCCTCGTCACCGGCCCCACTGGTTCCGGCAAGTCGTCCACTCTTTATACCTTCCTCAAGGAACTCAACACCAAGGAGCGGCGCATCGTCACCATCGAGGATCCGGTCGAAAACAAGCTCGATGGCATCATCCAGATCGCCGTGAAGCCGGAGATCGACCTCACCTTCGCCGCTGGTCTGCGCAGCATCCTGCGTGGCGACCCGAACGTCATCATGGTCGGTGAAATGCGCGACCAGGAGACGGTCGAAATCGCCATCCGCGGTGCCTTGACCGGTCACTTGGTCTTCTCCACGCTGCACACCAACGATGCCGTCGGCGGCATCTCCCGTCTGCTCGACATGGGCATCGAGCCGTTCATGATTTCATCCTCTGTGCGTGCCTTCCAGGCCCAGCGCCTCGTCCGCACCCTGTGCAATCTCTGCAAGCAGCCCGCGCACCACGAAGACAGCCACCTGCGCACCATCGGCTTCCCGCTGGAGTGGAAAAACAAGCTCTTCAAACCCGTCGGCTGCCGTGCCTGCCGCAACACCGGCTTCACTGGCCGTCTCGCCATCATGGAGATCTGCCTCATGTCCGAAGCTTTGCAGGACAAGATCAACAATCGCGCCAACAGCATGGAACTCAAAGCCCAGGCTCTCAAAGACGGCATGGTCCCGATGCGCCAATACGGCTTCCGCAAGGCATCCGAAGGCGTCACCACGCTGGAGGAAGTCATGACCGTGACGGCTGCCAGTGAGTAA
- a CDS encoding L,D-transpeptidase has product MNILLPICRRSLKALAFAGLALALSQCAVVKKGNYSLNFDPPTKPVKNPSAVKVKLSTGAQRVYVMEGNEVLLATPCSVGTASSPTPLGTYSIYSKTANRRRASSPGAGYPMTFWMEFKSAYGMHWGWVKPYPCTHGCVRLPIKSAQKIFSMVKSGTPLIIATSHPEDATHGKSLPVLDDSTLADPPDSYMMSNKVFEDAAKGKMYY; this is encoded by the coding sequence ATGAATATCCTCCTCCCCATCTGCCGTCGTTCCCTGAAGGCGCTCGCCTTCGCCGGGCTTGCCCTCGCCTTGAGCCAATGTGCTGTCGTGAAAAAAGGCAACTACTCGCTCAATTTTGATCCACCCACGAAGCCGGTGAAAAACCCCTCGGCCGTGAAGGTGAAGCTCAGCACCGGCGCCCAGCGCGTGTATGTGATGGAAGGCAATGAAGTGCTGCTTGCCACGCCATGCTCAGTCGGTACCGCCAGCAGCCCGACGCCGCTCGGCACGTATTCGATTTACAGCAAGACGGCCAACCGCCGTCGTGCCAGCAGCCCTGGCGCCGGTTATCCGATGACGTTCTGGATGGAGTTCAAGTCCGCCTACGGCATGCACTGGGGCTGGGTGAAGCCTTATCCCTGCACCCACGGCTGCGTGCGTCTGCCGATCAAATCCGCGCAGAAGATCTTCAGCATGGTGAAAAGTGGCACGCCGCTCATCATCGCCACCTCTCACCCGGAAGACGCCACCCATGGCAAGTCGCTTCCTGTGCTGGATGACTCCACGCTGGCCGACCCACCCGATTCCTACATGATGAGTAACAAGGTCTTCGAAGACGCCGCGAAGGGCAAAATGTACTATTGA